One Ranitomeya imitator isolate aRanImi1 chromosome 1, aRanImi1.pri, whole genome shotgun sequence DNA window includes the following coding sequences:
- the LOC138671705 gene encoding uncharacterized protein — protein sequence MWRIFFRQTGWGRRRTTGRTTTPKNRHPISPYAHKELNKERETTAAVLKVINLSDRVLTPTQTQVLEKGLTFAPVASFNSFTMIKDLELFARKLNFKKYFANQTKNISPSDIEARTLSDLEDLLIEQETHGQVGVPTHLHGQSQHFPPNGICPNVDIFVKLVKRDILHISKKPTQYNLSAAQNRAINELKKMKDIVIKPADKGGNVVVWPADMYEREAFKQLNMAHCYRRLTVNPLENYKMELDQILKLAKEDGIITTKMMEGLMVEFPIVPTFYLTPKVHKDTTNPPGRPIVSGIGSLTEKICRYIDFYLQQCVETLPSFIRDTTDILNRLNGIQLEENMYLVTCDVESLYTSIWHDHGIAASRFFLGMAHTDERLCCFILDLLYFSLTHNFFIFKDRYFLQLQGTAMGATCAPSYANLFLGLWEREVVHNTEGIDAVVSWSRYIDDVLFIWQGSEASLNSFLNRLNNNHLNINLTWKYSRDKVEFLDVALVKDGEGFISTNVFRKSTATNALLHATSSHHPQTFKSVPISQFLRIRCICSDDHSFEQQAMILKSNLQQRGYNHKVIRAGYRRAKFASRDMLLAQTGHKSSSRHQENVPVRFITSFNSEWRVISDVLRKHWPVLLADDDVATHILDYPSVTWRRSKNLKDMLTNSHYVAPQKTFFSERTGPRWGSFQCGNCSACQFMERTTTFGNSSGDRVFSITHFINCRTDNVIYFARCACDLIYIGMTTRELRVRILEHVRDIKNGATALDIEALKTIPKHFRKYHNSNPKTFRVRGIDRVQLGIRGGNYKKELLKKETRWTVDLDTLAPKGLNEYISFKSFLG from the coding sequence ATGTGGAGAATCTTTTTTAGACAAACGGGGTGGGGTAGGAGAAGGACGACGGGCAGAACAACCACCCCAAAAAACCGCCACCCCATTTCTCCCTATGCGCACAAGGAACTCAACAAGGAGAGAGAGACGACAGCAGCGGTACTAAAGGTAATTAATCTCTCAGATAGAGTACTCACGCCAACACAAACACAAGTGCTGGAGAAGGGGTTGACGTTTGCCCCAGTGGCTTCGTTCAACTCCTTCACCATGATCAAAGATCTAGAACTTTTTGCCAGAAAACTGAACTTTAAAAAGTACTTTGCTAACCAGACTAAGAACATCTCTCCCTCTGATATTGAAGCCCGTACTCTGTCTGATCTTGAGGATCTCCTTATTGAACAGGAGACACATGGTCAGGTGGGGGTTCCTACACATCTGCATGGCCaatcacaacatttcccccctaaTGGGATATGTCCCAATGTTGACATTTTTGTTAAATTGGTTAAGAGAGATATTCTCCATATCTCTAAAAAACCTACACAGTATAATCTATCAGCAGCTCAAAATAGAGCCATCAATGAACTTAAGAAAATGAAGGACATAGTGATAAAGCCTGctgataaggggggaaatgttgtggttTGGCCAGCAGATATGTACGAACGTGAAGCATTTAAACAGTTGAATATGGCACACTGCTATAGGCGGCTAACAGTGAATCCACTTGAGAACTACAAAATGGAACTGGATCAGATACTCAAGTTGGCTAAAGAGGATGGTATCATCACTACCAAGATGATGGAGGGACTTATGGTGGAATTTCCCATAGTCCCTACATTTTATCTAACACCGAAAGTGCATAAAGACACAACCAACCCGCCTGGCCGGCCCATAGTGTCAGGCATAGGGAGTCTTACGGAAAAAATCTGTAGATACATTGACTTTTATCTTCAGCAGTGTGTGGAGACCCTGCCATCCTTCATAAGAGACACGACAGACATCCTCAACCGCCTGAATGGCATACAACTTGAAGAAAATATGTACCTAGTGACATGTGACGTTGAGTCGCTCTACACGTCTATATGGCATGACCATGGGATCGCGGCGTCCAGATTTTTTCTTGGCATGGCTCATACTGATGAGCGCCTCTGTTGTTTTATTCTGGACTTGTTATATTTTtccctcacacataatttttttatttttaaggaccgctacttcctacagctccagggaacggcgatgggggcgacttgtgcgccctcatacgccaaccttttcctggggctgtgggaacgtGAGGTTGTCCACAACACTGAGGGTATTGACGCCGTGGTCTCATGGTCTCGCTATATAGATGATGTATTATTCATTTGGCAAGGTTCTGAGGCCTCTCTGAATTCCTTCCTTAATAGGTTGAATAATAACCATCTGAACATCAACCTTACATGGAAGTACAGTAGAGATAAAGTGGAATTTCTGGATGTGGCTCTTGTGAAGGATGGTGAAGGATTTATCTCCACGAATGTATTCCGTAAGTCCACCGCTACTAATGCTTTGCTGCATGCGACATCATCGCACCACCCCCAGACATTCAAATCAGTGCCTATTAGCCAATTTTTGCGCATTAGGTGTATCTGTTCTGATGACCATAGTTTTGAACAGCAAGCTATGATCCTCAAGAGTAATCTCCAACAACGAGGATACAATCATAAAGTTATTCGGGCAGGCTACAGAAGGGCCAAGTTTGCATCACGTGACATGCTGTTGGCCCAAACTGGACATAAGTCCTCTAGTAGACACCAGGAGAACGTACCTGTCCGTTTTATAACCTCGTTTAATTCCGAATGGAGGGTAATATCGGATGTCTTGAGGAAACACTGGCCTGTGCTACTGGCAGACGATGATGTGGCTACACACATCTTGGATTATCCGTCTGTCACTTGGCGCAGGTCCAAGAATCTGAAAGACATGCTGACAAACAGTCATTATGTGGCACCTCAAAAAACGTTTTTCTCTGAGAGGACTGGCCCTAGATGGGGATCATTCCAATGTGGAAATTGCTCTGCATGCCAATTCATGGAGAGAACCACCACATTTGGCAATAGTAGTGGGGATAGAGTATTTTCCATTACCCACTTTATTAATTGTAGGACAGACAACGTGATTTATTTTGCCAGATGTGCGTGTGACCTAATATACATAGGCATGACTACACGTGAATTACGTGTACGCATCTTAGAGCATGTACGGGACATAAAAAATGGAGCCACGGCATTGGATATAGAGGCTTTAAAAACCATACCCAAGCACTTTAGAAAGTATCACAATAGCAATCCTAAAACTTTCAGAGTGAGGGGGATTGACCGGGTGCAGTTGGGTATTAGAGGTGGGAACTATAAGAAGGAACTATTGAAAAAAGAGACTAGATGGACAGTAGATCTGGACACTTTGGCCCCTAAAGGGTTAAATGAGTACATCAGCTTCAAATCTTTCCTAGGCTAG